The DNA window taattattaatttctggGTGTTATTGAATTCAATTAATTCTATAGGATCTTAGTTTGGGAAGATGGATATTGTGATCTTTATGAATGCCATCAAAGATCTGTAAATGGGTATTTGAATGAAgaaggaacaagaagaagatCATTTGGAGCAGATGTCTTTTTCAAATTATCCCATGAAGTTTATAGCTATGGTGAAgggtaataattaattaattattaaacttttattattaattaattttttggaATATAATTGTCATAATAAGTTTGGAAATGGGATGCAGATTGGTGGGGAAAGTGGCAGCAGACAATTCTCACAAATGGGTATTCAGAGATACTCCTAAAGACAATAATACCCTCATGACTTCTTGGAATGTCTCAATTGACCCTGTAAGTGCTATAATTATTagcttcattttatttttagttaattaaaaaaaaagctcATTATTTTCTCATCCAACAGCAACCAAGAGCATGGGATTCTCAATTCAATTCTGGGATTCAggtcttttatatatatattttcatatatgtcaatttattttttatttttttatatttatttttaatgtatcttcttcttcttcttgtttgttTTCACAGACAATAGCTGTGATTTCAGTGAAAGAAGGCATAGTTCAGTTGGGCTCCTTCCATAAGGTGTCTTTCTAAGGCCTTGattgatgataaaaataaattatttggattaaattactggaatattataaaaaaattaattatgggTAATTTTGCATTTTGATTGATAATTGAAtagggtttgtttgatgttggttatttggtaaaaaaaatggttaaaattttgCAGATAGATGAAGATTTGAATATGGTAATAAGTATACAAAGGAAGTTTAGCTATCTGCAAAGCATACCTGGTGGCATATTTGCAATTCAAAGACCATATGATCTTCCTATTTATAAAGCAACAAGTAATTATAATCTGCAAAATTCACTCAGTCAGATCTTGTCGGTGGCTTCATCTTCCCACGGCGGCGGCGCGTGCTTTACCGACAACCGGAAAAGGAGGAGACGGGGTTTGGGGGATGAGATTCAAATGGGTAATCATGTCAAGATTGAATCTAATTGTGTCTTGTTGGAGACAGTTGAGGacaaacataattataataattaattcaactgtcacttattattatatttctgtacctcaattaatttaattagtacAAAATAAagtagttttattattattatttatttctcattttttttatataaatagcaaagttttaaaatacgcaGTCGGACCGTCGGTCCAACCGGTCCGATCGCAAAACGGTTGAGGAGGCGATTcgattttatactttaatacgACTACCTTTCGAATCGGTCAAAATCCGGTCCGACCGGACGGTTCGACCGGAAATCCGAACCGGAAATTACCGGTTGGAAAAGTTTCGACATAGATGAGAGAGGAGGGTtcaaatgtaattattttttttattacttattaaattagatttatagaaataaagatatatattttatgagaaatgattaggtgaaggaatttggtgagggaatttggtgagggaatgacttggtaTAAtcattcgctgaaaaaatcaaataatttctctcttttctctctttcatcccacttttacattttccagatgtcaagtcattccctcactaaattccctcaccaaattctctctctatcactcatcatattttattttattttaatataattataaatttttaaattgatatctctttttatttatacatttatggAGGTCTTTTtgaacataatatttaataagaaaatgtattaaatttgaaaaacgtcttaatattaaaaaatggttcAACCGGTCGGACCAAAGTTCGTCCAAAAAATCGGATTGATGACCGGAACCTTgataaatagtataaataatgaaaagagaataatatgataaatttgtaaaaactaaaattgcaataaaaaatataacaattaaataattttttgtaagGTAAATACAACTAAGaactaatttatttcttattctaGCTTAACGCCAAAAATAAAGTGGATATCCCTAGGTCCCTAATCTCTATGAGGTCATAAGTTCAGCCCGGTAAGTTTTGTGTTTGGTTAAAGATTTGATGGCTATGTGTTTAACCCGCgaggattagtcgcactccgaAAAAGTTACGAAACCCaacattctaaaataaatagaaataaataaaaaattaagaactAATTTAAGTTGCACACAAGATGAAAtgaccaaacaaaataaatcaatcaaagttttgtaaaaaaaaaatatttagttccactaaattaacaattatatatataattatgtacttgaaagaaaaatatttaattccaccaaattaacaattatttatatacctatgtatttaaaaaaaactctaaaatagtcccaattaatttttaacttttaatggATCTGTTGGGTTAGAAGTGATCTAAAAGTAGtcacaattatatttttattataaatgcaaTATATTTAATGGATGCCATCGTGTAAAA is part of the Impatiens glandulifera chromosome 1, dImpGla2.1, whole genome shotgun sequence genome and encodes:
- the LOC124909689 gene encoding protein RICE SALT SENSITIVE 3-like, encoding MEGGGDGGAGAVSGGGLPLLNCIVQEMLRSLCSSSNWVYAVFWKVLPRNYPPPKWDYGGGGVLDRSKGNRRNWILVWEDGYCDLYECHQRSVNGYLNEEGTRRRSFGADVFFKLSHEVYSYGEGLVGKVAADNSHKWVFRDTPKDNNTLMTSWNVSIDPQPRAWDSQFNSGIQTIAVISVKEGIVQLGSFHKIDEDLNMVISIQRKFSYLQSIPGGIFAIQRPYDLPIYKATSNYNLQNSLSQILSVASSSHGGGACFTDNRKRRRRGLGDEIQMGNHVKIESNCVLLETVEDKHNYNN